The DNA sequence TTTTGATGGCCGAAAGTCGACGTGGCCGACTCCCGTTCAACCTTGGTTCTGTCGTATTATGGGCGATGCCGTCATCGCGATGCAACTCCCTGTACACATTGTGAACGCCAGTAGCAGCGAAGACTGCGTGGTTGACGAACGACGGATATGGAACATCGGGAGTTATCTGTCACGTACGGGTTGACGTCGTACGAATCCAAGAATCAGCAATACGATTCCGACAAGAGCAAGTGGTGCGGCGGCAACGGAAGGAATCAACGCACTATTGATACCGTTAGCAAGATCGGAAGGACGGGGTGTCGTTGATGATGTCGCGATTGTGTTGAACGTCCACATCATTCCGATGGCAGTTGCAATCAGGCAAAGGAACGCGAGCGAAAGGGTGACCGCACCGGTCCAGATCATCCAGCGAGTTGCACGAGTTCGTGGTGTAGCGATCGATGCGTCGCCGGCTTGGTA is a window from the Novipirellula aureliae genome containing:
- a CDS encoding MotA/TolQ/ExbB proton channel family protein produces the protein MTMETANPNPYQAGDASIATPRTRATRWMIWTGAVTLSLAFLCLIATAIGMMWTFNTIATSSTTPRPSDLANGINSALIPSVAAAPLALVGIVLLILGFVRRQPVRDR